The sequence below is a genomic window from Rhodococcus sp. 4CII.
TCCCAGACGTCCTCGTCGGTGGGGGCTACGTTCCAGTCGCCGACCAGCGCGATCTGTGCGTCCGGGTTCTGCTCCAGCCACCCGACCGCGTCGGTGTGCAGCTTCGCGAGCCAGTCGAGCTTGTACGTGTAGTGCGGATCGGCGAGCTCGCGGCCGTTGGGAACATACAGGCTCCAGATGCGGACCCCGTTGCAGGTGGCGCCGATGGCGCGGGCTTCCTGCGCGGGCGCGACCTCCGGGTCCTTGTGGAACCCGGGCTGATCTTCGAACCCGATCTGCACATCGTCGAGGCCGACGCGGGACGCGATGGCGACACCGTTCCACTGGCTGAGTCCCACGTGCGCCACCTCGTAACCGAGTTCGCGGAAACGCTCGTACGGGAACTGCTCGTCCTTGCACTTGGTTTCCT
It includes:
- a CDS encoding exodeoxyribonuclease III — its product is MRIATWNVNSVRARTDRILDWLQRTDVDVLAMQETKCKDEQFPYERFRELGYEVAHVGLSQWNGVAIASRVGLDDVQIGFEDQPGFHKDPEVAPAQEARAIGATCNGVRIWSLYVPNGRELADPHYTYKLDWLAKLHTDAVGWLEQNPDAQIALVGDWNVAPTDEDVWDPALFEGKTHTSAAERDAFHAFVESGFADVVRPHTPGPGVYTYWDYTQLRFPKKQGMRIDFVLGSPALAGRVDKAEIDRNERKGKGASDHAPVIVDLGD